Proteins encoded together in one Impatiens glandulifera chromosome 1, dImpGla2.1, whole genome shotgun sequence window:
- the LOC124920128 gene encoding protein CANDIDATE G-PROTEIN COUPLED RECEPTOR 7-like codes for MTTMPFKAAVTVAVAVSVLCLLFSPAIAEIKKLQIKNDARSMIMFEKFGFTHTGQVSISVSSVSVTSSLARADGDRLGFFLLSDESFIQVAIELQQNPNLCVLNSKYIQLLFTFRDLSPPPNSTFTKSYPVTSPNEYNLIFANCAPESQVTMDVHTEVYNLDDGGVKDYLSAGLTQIPTIYFLFSLFYIVFLIFWIYTCINNKLSVHRIHLLMAVLLLAKALNLIFAAEDKHYVKITGTPHGWDILFYIFQFIRVVLLFTVIILIGTGWSFLKPFLQEREKKVLMIVIPLQVLANLASVVIGETGPFIKDWGAWNQVFLLVDIICCCAIIFPIVWSIRSLRETSKTDGKAARNLAKLTLFRQFYIVVIGYLYFTRIVVFALKTIAAYKYQWVSNAAEEIASLAFYVVMFYMFRPIERNEYFVIDEEEEREAEMALRDDEFEL; via the coding sequence ATGACGACCATGCCGTTCAAGGCGGCCGTCACCGTCGCCGTCGCCGTTTCCGTCCTCTGCCTTCTCTTCTCTCCGGCGATTGCAGAAATAAAGAAACTTCAGATAAAGAACGACGCCCGATCGATGATAATGTTCGAGAAATTCGGTTTCACACACACAGGTCAAGTCTCCATCTCCGTCTCTTCCGTCTCCGTCACCTCTTCCTTAGCAAGAGCCGACGGCGATCGTCTCGGATTCTTCCTATTATCAGATGAATCCTTCATCCAAGTCGCCATCGAGTTACAGCAAAACCCTAACTTATGCGTCCTCAATTCCAAGTATATTCAACTGCTCTTCACTTTCCGCGATCTATCTCCTCCTCCAAATTCAACTTTCACCAAATCATATCCCGTCACTTCTCCAAACGAATACAATCTCATCTTCGCAAATTGCGCGCCGGAAAGTCAAGTCACCATGGACGTACATACTGAAGTCTATAACCTAGACGACGGTGGGGTTAAAGACTATCTCTCCGCTGGTCTCACTCAGATCCCAACGATTTACTTTCTTTTCTCTCTATTCTACATTGTATTCCTAATATTCTGGATCTACACCTGCATAAACAATAAACTGTCTGTTCATCGGATCCATCTCCTCATGGCGGTTTTACTCCTGGCAAAAGCTCTGAATCTGATATTCGCCGCTGAGGACAAACATTACGTGAAGATAACCGGAACACCTCACGGCTGGGACATATTGTTCTATATATTCCAGTTTATCAGAGTTGTATTGCTTTTCACTGTGATCATTTTGATTGGAACTGGTTGGTCGTTTCTGAAACCGTTCTTGCAAGAAAGAGAGAAGAAGGTGTTGATGATAGTCATTCCACTTCAGGTACTAGCGAATTTAGCTTCAGTTGTGATTGGTGAAACTGGACCATTCATTAAGGATTGGGGGGCATGGAATCAGGTGTTCTTATTGGTAGATATAATCTGTTGTTGTGCAATAATCTTCCCAATTGTGTGGTCGATTAGGTCTTTGAGGGAAACTTCAAAGACAGATGGGAAAGCTGCTAGGAATTTAGCAAAACTAACCCTTTTCAGGCAATTCTATATTGTTGTGATTGGGTATTTGTACTTCACGAGAATAGTTGTATTTGCTTTGAAGACAATTGCAGCTTATAAATATCAGTGGGTGAGTAATGCGGCGGAGGAGATAGCTAGTTTGGCTTTCTATGTTGTGATGTTCTATATGTTTAGGCCAATTGAGAGAAACGAGTACTTTGTTattgatgaagaggaagaaCGTGAGGCTGAGATGGCTTTAAGGGATGATGAGTTTGAACTTTga
- the LOC124920129 gene encoding ankyrin repeat-containing protein At5g02620-like, producing the protein MMMMMGSNSNSKKKTITKQLTRKKDDTPLHSAAREGNLQAVVQILSDSCESDEFLSMKNQSGETVLYVAAESGHVDLVTELIKYYDASTAGVKARNGYDPFHIAAKQGDLGIVKVLMDAFPELSLTSDQLNTTALHTAAAQGHVEIVNFLLEKNSGLATIAKSNSKTALHSSARNGHLDVVKALLRNEPGMATRVDKKGQTALHMAVKGLNDELVDVLLSSDCSLLQMVDGKGNIPLHIAARKGRNLIVRSLLKHESGVENRNIINKSGETALDTAQKVGNSEIAKILIENGVQHANSLKPNPTITPRARELKQTVSDIKHEVHDQLEHTRQTRRRVHGIARRLNKMHEEGLNNAINSTTVVAVLIATVAFAAIFSVPGQYEDDPRSVPKGYSVGEARIGQRVPFTIFFIFDSFALFISLAVVVVQTSVVAVERKAKKQMMFFINKLMWLACAFISVAYLSLCYVVVGDNEKWFAVVVMVVGTVIMLVTFGTMSYWVIRHRIDASNLRNVRRSSRNSSRLQSWSASVMSDSEILNKVYAI; encoded by the exons atgatgatgatgatgggttctaattctaattctaaaaaGAAAACGATAACAAAGCAGTTGACTAGGAAAAAGGATGATACCCCTTTACATTCAGCAGCAAGAGAAGGGAATTTACAAGCTGTTGTTCAAATTCTATCTGATTCATGTGAATCTGATGAGTTCTTATCAATGAAGAATCAATCTGGTGAAACTGTTCTATATGTTGCAGCAGAATCTGGTCATGTTGATCTAGTCACTGAATTGATCAAGTATTATGATGCTTCCACCGCTGGTGTTAAAGCTAGAAATGGTTACGATCCCTTTCATATTGCAGCGAAACAGGGAGATTTGGGTATTGTGAAAGTTTTAATGGATGCTTTTCCTGAACTTTCATTGACATCTGATCAATTGAATACGACAGCTTTGCATACTGCGGCGGCTCAAGGTCATGTTGAGATTGTGAATTTTCTTTTGGAAAAGAATAGCGGATTGGCTACTATTGCTAAGAGTAATTCGAAAACTGCTTTACATTCTTCTGCTAGAAATGGTCATTTGGATGTTGTTAAAGCACTTTTGAGAAATGAACCAGGAATGGCGACTAGAGTTGATAAGAAAGGACAAACAGCTCTTCATATGGCGGTCAAAGGTTTGAATGATGAACTTGTTGATGTACTTTTAAGTTCGGATTGTTCTTTGTTGCAAATGGTTGATGGAAAAGGAAACATTCCTCTTCATATTGCAGCTAGAAAGGGTCGGAATCTg ATTGTTAGATCGTTACTTAAACATGAATCTGGGGTGGAGAATCGAAACATCATCAACAAATCGGGAGAAACAGCTCTCGACACAGCGCAGAAAGTTGGGAATTCAGAGATAGCAAAAATTCTAATAGAGAACGGAGTTCAACACGCAAACTCACTCAAACCGAATCCAACCATAACACCAAGAGCTCGAGAGCTGAAACAAACGGTTAGCGATATCAAACACGAGGTTCACGACCAGCTCGAACACACTCGCCAGACGAGAAGACGTGTTCACGGCATTGCCCGACGTCTAAACAAGATGCACGAGGAAGGACTAAACAACGCGATCAATTCCACCACTGTCGTAGCTGTTCTGATAGCCACTGTCGCATTCGCAGCCATTTTCTCGGTCCCGGGGCAATATGAGGATGACCCGAGATCCGTTCCTAAAGGATACTCGGTCGGGGAAGCACGAATCGGACAGAGGGTCCCGTTTACAATTTTCTTCATATTCGATTCGTTCGCGCTCTTCATATCTCTGGCGGTTGTGGTTGTTCAGACTTCTGTTGTGGCGGTTGAGAGGAAGGCTAAGAAACAAATGATGTTTTTTATTAACAAGTTAATGTGGTTAGCTTGCGCTTTTATATCGGTTGCTTATCTTTCTCTTTGTTATGTGGTGGTTGGAGACAATGAGAAGTGGTTTGCGGTGGTAGTTATGGTTGTTGGGACGGTTATTATGTTGGTTACTTTTGGGACAATGAGTTATTGGGTAATTAGGCATAGAATTGATGCTTCTAACTTGAGGAATGTTCGAAGATCGTCGAGAAATAGTAGCAGGTTACAATCGTGGTCGGCGTCTGTTATGTCTGATTCCGAAATTCTTAACAAAGTGTATGCGATTTGA